The Cannabis sativa cultivar Pink pepper isolate KNU-18-1 chromosome 8, ASM2916894v1, whole genome shotgun sequence genomic interval TTAAGAAAAAGTGAGCATTTTTTTGTCGGCTTCTAGTGTAAATGTCATTCTCACTATTCACTAAAATAGTAAATTTGGTTTCATCAATCAAATTTGTGATTAAATACGCTCCATAATATGGTCCCCCCTCATCTCATTTACTTTCCTATCAAttatgtttttgtatttttaataccataatattttttggTTGGTAGCTATAATAACTTGCTCTCAGTTTTGGGTTGGCAGctaattaaacaaaattaatttgttCCCACATTAGATTAAATACTTTGTTAGGATCTCTCTCATTCAGTGCTATTTGGAATAGGAGATTTTCATTATGTTGCTTCTTCATGTTTGTTGCAAATTTGtttattatattgtaattttAATAGGAGAATTGTTTTATATGTGAATTTTAGCTgtaatttattagatttttctATTAGTTGATGTAAATTGTCATGTTGATTtcagtaaaaatacaaaaaaaatcctactttaaagtgtaaaagtaaaaaaataaataaaaaaattccctttttatatttttcttttaaagaaaaatcatgtttcgataataataataataaaatctatGATTAAGTAGTATTACTATTAGACTTTTTTCTACTGTTTACCATTCATCTAATAAGAAACTATTGacattacactaaaaaaatatatattaacattaattaatattgttaaaaataaaaaggaatctattaaatataatttaacacaaaaaattaattaaaataatatcaacattaataataatagggtatttatttggttttatttatatttaataggCTAGGCATATTTATAAATACCAACCTTATTATAACGACCTCTCTTCATCAAGGTGCCACAATCCagatctcttcctctctctctttctctatcaTCTTCTTCTCATTATTAATTCTATACCCAAAAATTGTAGCTTTTTCTCCTACTCAAATCTGGGCTCGGCTTCCGTTTCCGGGTCTCACTGTAAGTATGTATCTATGTTTACAtatgtatgtatttatatatttacggTAATTAAATTGAATGCAGAATCATTGTACTAATCTTGGACACCCTTTGGCCACAGATCTCTAATTTGTACAAGATTGCATTTTGTTTTGAGTGTGAATCATTTGTGTTTCTGTACTTTTGTTTTGTTGGGTAATTATTGGTTTTATGTTAGTTTTGAGTAATGTGGGTCTAGCTCTGGATCATAGCTATTTGccgttttcctttttcttttttgacaaAAGATCgttaattttgaaaaagaaaaatgcagTGAGTTAGGAGATATTGAGATCTGATTTGGTTTCATATGCATAGATCTGCTAGTTGAGTATTTGGTTTGAGGTGGATTGTGTACTGCTTTAATGGGGTTCAATCTTAAATATATCATTgcatttgttatttttaaatgcTTATTTTGTATTTGTCACAATGTCTGTTCTGGATTTTTCTTGAATATACAAGTCCCTTTTTCTTAATTTGGTTTCAGTTGATTATAAAATCTGTGAATACTATTCTTTGGAGAAAGATATGAACATGACTACAAGATTTTTatagttttgtttttgtttggtttCTAATCAACTTTTCTAAGTTATAAACACCAATCAAGCAAATTGCAAATTTTGCTCATTGTAAAGGCTAGTTTTACCTGAAGTTAATTGTTCTGCCTTAATTAAGGCTTTAAGAGATGAAAGCTATTGTTGTAAATGCAGATCAAGGAAATCCAACTACCAATTTCTCAATTTGATCTCTCTTTCAGCTTTGCTAATTTACTACATTTTTCCTATTCCCCTACTGTATTTTTGCCGTGTCTTTCTTTATAGTTCTGAGAGTCTGAGTTTCTTGGCTTGTGTAGAACTACTTGGATATGGCTACCAATTATAAACCAAAGAATATTCTTATTACTGGAGCTGCTGGCTTCATTGCATCCCATGTTTGCAACCGACTTATTCGGAACTACCCTGAGTACAATATTGTTGTACTTGACAAGCTTGATTACTGTTCAAATTTGAAGAACTTGCTTCCTTCCCGATCATCCCCCAATTTCAAGTTCATCAAGGGAGACATTGGCAGTGCTGACTTAGTCAATTTCATCCTGCTCACGGAGTCAATTGATACAATAATGCATTTCGCAGCTCAAACCCATGTTGACAATTCCTTTGGAAACAGTTTTGAATTTACTAAAAACAACATATATGGTACTCATGTCCTCTTAGAAGCCTGCAAAGTCACTGGTCAAATCAGAAGGTTCATCCATGTGAGCACAGATGAAGTGTACGGTGAAACAGAAGAAGACGCTGTTGATGGAAATCATGAGGCTTCCCAGCTCCTCCCCACAAATCCATATTCTGCTACAAAAGCTGGGGCAGAAATGCTTGTTATGGCATATGGGCGATCGTATGGATTACCTGTAATAACAACTAGAGGAAATAATGTGTATGGGCCTAATCAATTCCCCGAAAAGCTCATTCCAAAATTCATTCTCTTGGCTATGGAAGGAAAGCCACTTCCTATTCATGGTGATGGATCAAATGTTAGGAGTTATCTTTATTGTGAAGATGTTGCTGAGGCATTTGAAGTTATTCTTCACAAAGGTGAGGTAGGCCATGTCTACAACATTGGGACGAAAAGGGAGAGGAGGGTGATTGATGTAGCCAAAGAAATATGTTCTCTCTTCTCCATGAACCCAGATACACATATCAAGTATGTGGAAAACAGACCATTTAATGACCAAAGATACTTTTTGGATGATGAAAAGTTGAAAGTGTTGGGCTGGGCTGAAAGAACTACCTGGGGGGAGGGTCTCAAGAAGACAATGGAATGGTATGTCAAGAACCCTGATTGGTGGGGAGATGTTTCTGGTGCATTGCTCCCTCATCCAAGGATGCTGATGGTGCCGGGAATAGAAAGACAGTTTGATGGATCTGATGCTAGTGATTCCATTTCCGCTTTTGCTGTAGACAAATCTACTCAGAGTCAGAATGTGGTTCCAGCTTCTAGGAACGATCCACCTGCTCAGAAGTCATCCCTGAAGTTTCTGATTTATGGTAGAACAGGATGGATTGGAGGTCTTCTTGGGAAAATCTGTGAGAAGCAAAGTATACCTTATGAGTATGGAAAGGGAAGATTGGAGAATCGATCACAGCTCTTGGCAGATATTCAAAGTACTAAACCAACCCATGTCTTTAATGCTGCTGGAGTGACTGGCAGGCCCAATGTAGATTGGTGTGAAAGTCATAAACCCGAGACAATTCGGGCAAATGTTGTTGGTACATTAACTCTGGCAGATGTGTGCAGAGAGCATGGCCTCCTACTGATGAATTATGCCACTGGTTGCATCTTTGAGTACAATGACGCGCATCCAATAAGATCTGGCATTGGATTTAAGGAGGAAGACACTCCTAATTTCATAGGATCTTTTTACTCTAAAACCAAAGCCATGGTAAATTCTTTAACAAGTCTTTTCCTCTTTCCTTTTCAGAATGTTTTCTCTTAGAATAGCAGTTAGTTAATTTTTCTCTTGTTTACTATTTTGTGCCAGGTGGAAGAACTATTGAAAGAATATGACAATGTTTGCACCCTAAGAGTTCGAATGCCAATATCATCTGATCTAAACAATCCTAGGAACTTCATCACAAAGATTACACGTTATGACAAAGTGGTTGACATTCCAAACAGTATGACTATCTTAGATGAGCTACTTCCCATTTCAGTTGAGATGGCGAAGAGGAACTGCAGGGGCATTTGGAACTTCACAAACCCAGGTGTTGTGAGCCACAATGAGATCCTGGAGATGTACAAGAAATACATGGATCCAAATTTTCAGTGGTCAAATTTCACGCTAGAAGAACAGGCGAAGGTGATCGTTGCACCTCGCAGCAACAACGAAATGGATGCATCTAAGTTGAAAAATGAGTTCCCTGAGTTGTTATCAATCAAGGATTCACTTATCAAGTATGTGTTTGAACCCAACAAGAAAACCTCTGCCTGATTGGAATTTCAAGCATTAGTCCTCTCTACTCTACCAGCCTACCTATATATGCATTTTTTAGTACAAAAATGTCTGCATTTTTATTCAATAGTTACATTATTTATCATTCTAGCTACTTCCACAAGTTGATATTATTTATTGGGTTTAGTTTGGTTATGGTGATAAGAAGCCTTGAGTGCTTCAGAATATCTAAATAACTTTCTGGCCATGTAATCTTTCTAATTTattgaaatattattatcatttatgcCTTAtatcatcttcttctactcagaATATTTTACATTTCAACTTGGGCTACAACTCTAGTTTTGTTTTTCAACATTTACTTTTTTTGACAGAATGAAAATTTACGGCCTTCAATATAAAGTAAAGAAAACTACATATTTTAAGACTTTTTAGTAAAGGGCATTTGACACAACTATTATGATAATGTTGAAATATATTACTTATCTAATATATCACTAGGATTAGTAACCTGACGGTTGAAAAGGTTTTTCTTACTCATATATCCACAGTCAAAATCATTCCATTCTAACTTTCTTCTAAATTTTTTGGGATTTCAAAATATGGCCCCTGCATTAGGCGTACGTAGGAGTGTTGAGGGAGGGCTAAAGCCCACcctcaaatttgaaaatatattaatatacaatttttgttTTCACATATACATAATAGTTATATAGATAATTGGTTAACATCCTTTAAATTTACATAGAAGACCATGTTTTGAATCTCATTGCCCTTTTTTTtctaggctaattaggatttttgccccctgaactttgatatgtaccaaatcatgcttaaggccattgaaaatgcccctgaactattgagatttttggatttaaggacttttgtctaattttattcaattttactatttcaatgattgtttatgtactaaaccatgttccccagactttgatatctaccaaatcatgcctttgaactttgacatgcactaaattatgtcccctgaactttcatccatgttagacttttttactaaaattagaaaaaagtccttaaatccaacaatctcaatagttcagggggcattttcaatGACCTTAAAGTTCAGgtggcatgatttggtacatgtcaaaaaaTCCTAAGTAGTCTTTTTTTCTATGTGTatctactttttatttattagaaaaaaataaatgaagtacaAGGTTAAAATTAGGTTCAAACGTATGACCATTATAACAGGAGGATGTTGCTAAATTATCATTCCACTCTAATTTAGCtagttatttattgttttgGATTATATTAATCTTGGGACCGCcctattaaataaataagaatctTATCTATTTGGCCCATAGTTAAGAATTCCACATTACTAgtttttccttcttcttctttctttttccttGGTGTTTCTATATTTCTCATAGAAATTTAAGTTATTGACTCGTAATATTAATATTGgtgtaatttatataatttaatataataattttttagataTATCTCTAACCAATTGTATGGTAATACATCTAAAAGGTGTTAGACACTACTAGTACTTAATAGTAatgttctttttttaacatatcTTTCTTTATGTATTCGAATTTGGTAACTTAATTTTCAAGTCACTGTTGAAATGATTTTGCATAAATGTCATTTAGTGTCGACTATCGAGGTTGCAAGTATACTTTTAGAGTATTGCTATTATATATCAGTGGTACTCAGTACTTTTAATAGGTAGCACTCTACGATTTGTTAgcgatattttctaaaaattattttcttaagttatatgggactcgatacttaattatactaataattgTATGACACCGACGAGGGTGCTAAGCACCAGTAGtatcttttagcaattctcaTACTTTTAACTATCTTAACGTAATTGTTTGttggaaaaaaaatactaagataTATTTTAAGGTGTCaagcatgaaaaataatttattcttATTAGTGCAATTTATTATTAGGTCTCatatattttcattaaatattgcTCTTGTTTGTTGAGGTTGCCATACACATACTAAGTTAAAACACGAAGCTCAAAGATTATTTTAGGCATAGTGCTCCTAATAAAAATGTATGAAGAGAATGCTAAAAGATATTAATAGTGTTTAGCATCCTCTCACGTGTTACTATCGCTATTGGTACAATTAAGTATCGagtttcatataatttaatgtaataattttagagattatcgctaaccaatcgtaACGTAACATATCTAGAAGATACTAAACACTACTAATACCTCATAACAAAGctctttaaattaaattataggtaGTTGTTCGATAAATTTCTAactgaaatttgattttttttaatatccatatttagttttcatttttactCCTGCTCTAACCTTAATCCATTTAGTTTCACCTCTCACTTTACTGTCTTCACTCTCCAACAAAATTATTGGaggaaaaa includes:
- the LOC115699091 gene encoding trifunctional UDP-glucose 4,6-dehydratase/UDP-4-keto-6-deoxy-D-glucose 3,5-epimerase/UDP-4-keto-L-rhamnose-reductase RHM1, which codes for MATNYKPKNILITGAAGFIASHVCNRLIRNYPEYNIVVLDKLDYCSNLKNLLPSRSSPNFKFIKGDIGSADLVNFILLTESIDTIMHFAAQTHVDNSFGNSFEFTKNNIYGTHVLLEACKVTGQIRRFIHVSTDEVYGETEEDAVDGNHEASQLLPTNPYSATKAGAEMLVMAYGRSYGLPVITTRGNNVYGPNQFPEKLIPKFILLAMEGKPLPIHGDGSNVRSYLYCEDVAEAFEVILHKGEVGHVYNIGTKRERRVIDVAKEICSLFSMNPDTHIKYVENRPFNDQRYFLDDEKLKVLGWAERTTWGEGLKKTMEWYVKNPDWWGDVSGALLPHPRMLMVPGIERQFDGSDASDSISAFAVDKSTQSQNVVPASRNDPPAQKSSLKFLIYGRTGWIGGLLGKICEKQSIPYEYGKGRLENRSQLLADIQSTKPTHVFNAAGVTGRPNVDWCESHKPETIRANVVGTLTLADVCREHGLLLMNYATGCIFEYNDAHPIRSGIGFKEEDTPNFIGSFYSKTKAMVEELLKEYDNVCTLRVRMPISSDLNNPRNFITKITRYDKVVDIPNSMTILDELLPISVEMAKRNCRGIWNFTNPGVVSHNEILEMYKKYMDPNFQWSNFTLEEQAKVIVAPRSNNEMDASKLKNEFPELLSIKDSLIKYVFEPNKKTSA